The DNA segment GTTGCTGGTATTTATGCAGCTGCGACTTGTAACTATACTACGAAAACTTCTGGTTGTGCACTGGAATGTGTTTGTTTTTGGGATGTTTTACTTTTATGGCTCCTAAATCAACCTTATTCTCGCTGTATTTGTTCACGTGAGACTTAGCATTTGGCTTTTTCTGCGTCAATAAATCTGAAAGAATACCATGGGTGCCAATACCCTTAGTTTATATGCCATTGTAAGTGGATTATTTCTTCTGCTATTAACAGAATTCTATTTATTTCTTTGGCCTGTAGGCTGGAGGATGTCCATTGTTTGAACTAGTATTGTCTATGGACCtactgttttgaagaaaaattcgACTGAACTAGCACATGTTGTTTTCATACTTTGCCAAAAAATAAAACCCATGAATTAACTTTGCAGTTGAAGGGTATTAACTGAATCGAAACCCTGGGAAATGAGTAGGTGACTGAACATAAAACTGTAAACACTAACAAAAAATAATCCATGATCCTTTCAATTTACAGCCCTTTTTTTTCTCAGACATCTGGTCCTTCAAATTGCTAACTTTCCATCATGGGCTCTCCTCTAACACAGTGCTGCCAGCTAATCCAAGTGTAGACACCAGTGAGGTTCTCTCTGCAGGAGACATTGATGGAGATAAAATCAACTGAACCGGCTCTACTGTCCTGATTTTCAGGTCCATGACATCTGTGATCAGGCCGGGCCTCATGATCCTGTCACTGACGGCGTATTCACCCTTCAACATCTTGGCGGCCATCGACATCGAAGGCCTGATCTTCGGGGTATCCTGGGTGCACAGAAGCCCTATACTCAGCAACCGATGCGCTTCCTCGGTATCGAAATCACGCTTCAAGGTCCTGTCAATGATGCTCTCAAGATCACGAGATTCGTAGAGCGTCCAGACCTGACAGAACAAGCAGAAATTTCTGATTTCAGATGCTTTAAATCAAATCTAAGAACTGACGGCACTAGTACTTCAGGTATTCCGAAGCTAGCTAGTTTTTAAGAATCTGTTCGTTCTCTCTACTTTTAGAGAAGAAGTTAATGTCTCATAGATCACTGATTTTGGAATGAATCTGCTGTATTCATAAGAATTGgaccaaaatctaaaaaaatagtaCACAAGAACTAGAAGACCAGTCAATGCAAGTAACTTGCAAGGCAAATTTCTGAAATAGGTCCAGAAACAGTTGGCACATATATGGTCAGTCAACTGACTGCTTCCAACTCTAACAATTAGATTTTGCTATGTGATTATCTAAATGGCTTAATCATGTGAACAATACAGCATATGCATGGCCTGATTCCTGATGATCTGATTGGGAGAATATGAATAATAGCATAGCTGTACTACAGTGCTTTGACATAAAAGAATGGTTCTTCCTGTTGCTAGAAAATCAGACACTAGTCAGCGATAAATCATATGCAAATAAAGTATAATACAGTATGAAGCACAAACTATAATTGGGGTTGTTCTTTACCTTTTCTAGGAGGTACTGGTCTTCCAGAGGCAATCTGGGGTCAGTGTGGCATCTGCCACTGACAATCTCCAGCAGCAGAACTCCAAAGCTGTAGACGTCAGCCTTCTTCGTCAGCTGCCCTCGGATTGCGTACTCCGGCGCAAGATATCCTCTGACAAATGAACAtgtcaactctattttcttgATAATAGAGTATGTCTGCAAGATCAAGGACATGAACATCAACAGGAAGTGTGCCACCACTTACAGTGTCCCTGCAACCCTGGTGCTGATATGGGTCATGTTGCCTGGGAAGAGTTTTGCCAGCCCGAAATCCGCTATCTTGGGGTTCAGGTCCCTATCAAGGAGAatgttgcttgccttgatgtcACGGTGGACGATCAGTGGCCGGACTTCCTCGTGAAGGTAAGCGAGCCCGTCAGCAACGCCGATGCAGATCTTCACCCGTGTCCTCCAGTCAAAACTGATGCCACTGCGGGAATTGCCTGAAGAAACTACCGTGACTCATCATCAGAATTCAGAGTTCTGGTGAAGACATCACCACTGAAAAGCTGGGTTTCAGGCATTACCAAAGAGGGTCTGTGCAAGGCTGTTGTTCTCCAGATAATTGTAGACCAGCATTTTCTGTCCTCCATCGACGCAGCAGCCTTGCAGTTTGACAAGGTTGTGATGGCTTATGTTGGAGATGACACTCAGCTCATTCAAGAACTCCTTCGTTCCCTGCCTTGACTCCGAGGAGAGCACCTTGATGGCAACTTTCTCGCCGTTCTTCTTTCCCTGCGGAATTCAGGTTCGAACATGAGCTGATATCCAAGGCTGGTTCAAATGTTACAGTGATGGAAGCTGCTCAACAATGATGAATATTGTCATGTTCCAATAAATCAGGCTTTTGGACCGAGACCCTAACTAAACAAGAGAATTTTTCTCGATTCCTAAAATTTCTGCAAAATTCATGTGAGATTCCTGTGTTCCAAACAGGAACAGAATTGTGTATATGATAACACCTTATAAGAGCCAAAGTCTGTTGTCTGAACTACGAAATCAGAAATGTCAGAGATATTAGAGCAACTGGTATCTCAACCTACCAAGTAGACGCAGCCGAAAGAACCCTGTCCAAGCTTGTTTCTCGGGCAGAAATTTCTTGTGGCTTTTCTCAGCTCCTTGGACGAGTAGATTTTCACGTTGCCGGTGATCGGGATGTCTGCGAACAAAATTGGATGAACTACAATATGGTTCCAAGATGTTTCGGAAGAACAGAAATCGATAAAAACTTTACCTTGGTCATGTTGCACAATCTTGCTCCTGGAATTCTTCTTCCTTCGGAACACTGGGAAGCAAGCCATTGCTATTGTTTGGAGCCTCTCTTCTTCCAATATTCGGATCTTCAGATACGCAGAAGAGATGTTGGTAGCTACCTGAGTAAGAAATTAGTCAGTAGGTTTGAAATAATGTACTGATCGCACTGAACTTCACTCTACAAAATCTACACAAGGTGTGCTCGATTATATAACTTCAGGAAACCAAGCAGGTATTGACGGGTTCAGAAGCCAAACTGTAGGTCCGATTGGTGGATGGAATTCGGTTGGGAAGATGGcttcctctcccccctctccgCCGTCGCTCACCCCGACCTCGGCGTCCACCCACCGCCCTCCCCTCCTTCCTCCCTCGTGCCCCCCTCTCCGCTCTCTCCCCACGCGAGGCCTTTTTGCCCAGGTGCATCTTCCGTAGGCAGATCCAAAGAGCAACGCTGGCTACACGATACTCCCCTCTCAGCTTCCTCTGCAGGATGGTCAAGTCACCTTCTCCAGAGGCCTCGAGGCTGTCCGCCGAGGCTAAAGGAAGCAGCTTATTAGGGTGGTGGGGGAGGATGGTCCCCTCCTTCCTccctcgtgcccccctccccgTCAGGATTCAACCTCGGGCTTCATGGCGGCCGCGCGGAGGGCACCACCGGTTCTTCCTCCTCGCCTGCCGGCCGCGTCTCCTTCCGATGATGCTGGTTGGACCTTGGTAGCTCCACGCCGTTGCCCCCGGCCGTCGTTGGGCGGCACTCCTCGCCTGCAACCTCCACCTCGCAAGCGAAGCTTGCCTGCCTCTCTTGACGGGCGTTGTCTTAATTGCTTCGGATGCCCCGGCCGCTGCGGGCGGTGACACGGTGGGCTCGGCGGTCTCCTCCTTCCTTCAGAGGCTGGCGAAGGAAATCCCCGCACCTTTGGCAATGCCAGGCCGTGCTACTCCCCTCCTGCCGAGCTCCGGCCTCGGTCCACGAACAGCTGCATCTCAGCTGTGCCCTGAGCAGGCTCCTAGACTCGGAAAAAAATTATACGAGACCCTATGCAGAAAGGCCTTCGTGAGATTTTGATCTACACCGTTCGTTCTGAATCCAATGGTCTGATTGAATATATGTGAGAGAAGTACAGGATACGTGTCACACAGAGATGAGGATCTTTCTGTGAGACCGGGTCTCACAGAATTTCCTTCCGGCGGAGCGTGCGCTTAGCTGCACAAAAGTCCCCCTCATTGGTGCGCCCGGGGAATACCTGCTCATGCGCCGCCTGGGCCTCCTGAAGGAGGATGAGACCATCACGCCGCAGCTGCACCAGAAATCTCTGCGACTCTTCGAGCAGCCGTTGTCCGACCAGCACCTCCAGGCGATTAGGGAACTATTCCCGGGGCAGGCGTCCGTGGGGGTACTGAGCCGGCTGCTCTGTGACGTTGCCTCCGTTCATGGATAATCACAAGATCCTCTGTTGTAATGTCCGCGGGCTTAATTGCAAGACCCGCCGGATGTCGTTAGAACTCTAATCTTGGAGCATTACGTTTCTATTGTGTGTTTGATGGAGACATAACTTGATGTACTCAATCAATTCCTAGTCAATGATATTTGCGGCCCAGCCTTCTCCTGTTACTCCTTTCTTCCAGCTGCCGAGACGAGGGGTGGTGTGTTTGTGGCTTGTCGCTCGCCGCTTTTGTTGGTGGCCGTTCAAGTGATGTGGTACTCTGTTAGCGTGCGGGTATGCTCGGACTCGGACGGTTCGTTTTTCTTAACTGCAGTTTATGGCTCAACTGACGAATCCTTAAAGGAGGCATTCCTCGCTGAGCTCACCAGTGTTCGTGATATGTTGCCTGGGCCTTAGTTGCTCTTGGGCGATTTTAACATGATTTCCTCGGCGGTCGACAAGAGCACTGGCAAATTGAATAGGAGATCCATCTCTAGATTCCGTACTTTTATCAATTCTTTGGAGCTTCGCGACCTACACCTGTTTGGCCAACGCTTTACGTGGTCCAATGAGAGAGCTTCTCCTACTCTAGTCCGCTTTAATAGAGCTTTGGCATCGCCCGAATGGGACGCGGAGTTTTCAGACGCCTTCTTACAAGCTCTGTCCTCGGACTTCTCGGACCATTGCCCACTATTGcttttgaaagtgcatctagtccTTATGTATAGTTTTAGTAAtcaatgataatacctatggactaattatgttgttgagaattgttagtaggatgTTCCATATGTGAtacatggatgagagatatgcatcaagattaatgaGCTTTAGATGAtactcgggtaagtgatgacaatacttatagactaacaattatgttaagaattgttattaggttattccataaaaatgcataagaaatgaagtatggattcgtTGAAGAAGGCCATGCGTTCAAAGgattgcatcaaagtcattgagatcttagtgatactcataagaagaagaagaagtttgaagattgacaataaacatgaaggctaagtcacttatGAACactaagtgactaaaggtataaagttatcaattaaATTTTATGTACTAAGtcatgtgctttatgcttaagagtgagttgggattagaatccataagaaggcataagttgaattgaaatcatatatgccaagagtgaagaacaagattggactctATATataataaagtgaatttattgaagatgtcggatacaaaatggttttctatggcaagatggtgaagggcaagcaagactcggctgcgatggaccatccgtggtgaagggtaagcaaatgacttggcgtcgaaggaccaaggcagtagtgaagagcgagtgaaggctttgcgccaatggaccgtgtgaggacatgagaagctatgaatgattcgcatcaattatatgaagaatcaagaagagatgaagtgaagattatatgaaagttggcaaccctcaaagtttgaaagaaagaagcggtacttgaaggtattcgaAGGCTCAAATGTgattcaaacgagttttatctttgaatttgaggtcgtgtttgtttcctgcttctggttctgcttctgctactggcagaaggcagaagccagaagccagaacaaacggggttctggagaagtggcttctggagaagccagaagcctgcttctgaggaaaatgaactaaagctgagaagctcgctgagatatgcttttctgagaagctatgtgctgagaagccaaaaatttattgtagaagccaacagcctatttccaaaagcagcttttcagacaagccaaaagcacagcttttcagaaaagttaaaaagcagaagctcaaacaaacacggcctgagtataggtatgccgcactattaagagggatgcaacgtcgAGCTAATtttcgtgtctcagtgctcaagagtttctagcCAAAACCAAAGTGAGTTTGCTTTAGGAGCCCAGtgcgaaaagtgtggaagtgtctaaATTGGGTTTCTAAgagttcctagtttgatcctatgggtttaatatcataaattcagttgggatatgtagtcctctaaataagctttctctagagtctaaaatcgtcgAAATTGGACTTCGGGATCATaagttatcgctgtttttcagaaggtcagctgtgctgtttTGTTAATTGCGGAGACTCCGCACATTTCTACGTAGACTCCGCATTTTTGCGGAGGGTCCGCAAATTCCaggtccaacggctagttttggggttAATTGGGAACTGCGGAGTGTTCGCACCTTTTTACGGAGAGTTCGTATTTTTGCGGAGTGTCCGTATTTCTCaggtgtaacggctagtttttggggggttgggtatttataccccctcaccccctcctttgAGGGTGGCTGGTGCCTCCACGAAAATACACAAAGCCAAAGCCAAATAGAGCTCTCTCCACTCTATTTTattgtgagatttgagaaaaaagtgagttgggttgagagatttaaagattgagtgcaagtgaacTAAACTCCATTCTTGAgaactcgagttcatcggcaagaagttcgcgaaacgtttgttactcttggggattcaatcccctaggcggctaggcatcgccggcgagcacccaaggttgtggtgtaccgcgggaagtttgtgaaggcttcgatttcgcctctgcaaaggaagaaatcaagagtggaagccaagctcaagtgtgaccgagtttggagaggaaaaaggttgagagagacccagctcaagtgtgaccgatcccctcaatggagacgtaggaacctctagaggaggtgtccaaacttcgggaaacaa comes from the Phragmites australis chromosome 22, lpPhrAust1.1, whole genome shotgun sequence genome and includes:
- the LOC133904831 gene encoding cold-responsive protein kinase 1-like isoform X4, which produces MLGVGCSWLFLQTSAHHSEVFHRSVNLQVATNISSAYLKIRILEEERLQTIAMACFPVFRRKKNSRSKIVQHDQDIPITGNVKIYSSKELRKATRNFCPRNKLGQGSFGCVYLGKKNGEKVAIKVLSSESRQGTKEFLNELSVISNISHHNLVKLQGCCVDGGQKMLVYNYLENNSLAQTLFVSSGNSRSGISFDWRTRVKICIGVADGLAYLHEEVRPLIVHRDIKASNILLDRDLNPKIADFGLAKLFPGNMTHISTRVAGTLGYLAPEYAIRGQLTKKADVYSFGVLLLEIVSGRCHTDPRLPLEDQYLLEKVWTLYESRDLESIIDRTLKRDFDTEEAHRLLSIGLLCTQDTPKIRPSMSMAAKMLKGEYAVSDRIMRPGLITDVMDLKIRTVEPVQLILSPSMSPAERTSLVSTLGLAGSTVLEESP
- the LOC133904831 gene encoding cold-responsive protein kinase 1-like isoform X5, which gives rise to MACFPVFRRKKNSRSKIVQHDQDIPITGNVKIYSSKELRKATRNFCPRNKLGQGSFGCVYLGKKNGEKVAIKVLSSESRQGTKEFLNELSVISNISHHNLVKLQGCCVDGGQKMLVYNYLENNSLAQTLFVSSGNSRSGISFDWRTRVKICIGVADGLAYLHEEVRPLIVHRDIKASNILLDRDLNPKIADFGLAKLFPGNMTHISTRVAGTLGYLAPEYAIRGQLTKKADVYSFGVLLLEIVSGRCHTDPRLPLEDQYLLEKVWTLYESRDLESIIDRTLKRDFDTEEAHRLLSIGLLCTQDTPKIRPSMSMAAKMLKGEYAVSDRIMRPGLITDVMDLKIRTVEPVQLILSPSMSPAERTSLVSTLGLAGSTVLEESP
- the LOC133904831 gene encoding cold-responsive protein kinase 1-like isoform X3 — translated: MHLGKKASRGERAERGARGRKEGRAVGGRRGRGERRRRGGRGSHLPNRIPSTNRTYTTNISSAYLKIRILEEERLQTIAMACFPVFRRKKNSRSKIVQHDQDIPITGNVKIYSSKELRKATRNFCPRNKLGQGSFGCVYLGKKNGEKVAIKVLSSESRQGTKEFLNELSVISNISHHNLVKLQGCCVDGGQKMLVYNYLENNSLAQTLFVSSGNSRSGISFDWRTRVKICIGVADGLAYLHEEVRPLIVHRDIKASNILLDRDLNPKIADFGLAKLFPGNMTHISTRVAGTLGYLAPEYAIRGQLTKKADVYSFGVLLLEIVSGRCHTDPRLPLEDQYLLEKVWTLYESRDLESIIDRTLKRDFDTEEAHRLLSIGLLCTQDTPKIRPSMSMAAKMLKGEYAVSDRIMRPGLITDVMDLKIRTVEPVQLILSPSMSPAERTSLVSTLGLAGSTVLEESP
- the LOC133904831 gene encoding cold-responsive protein kinase 1-like isoform X2, translating into MHLGKKASRGERAERGARGRKEGRAVGGRRGRGERRRRGGRGSHLPNRIPSTNRTYSLASEPVATNISSAYLKIRILEEERLQTIAMACFPVFRRKKNSRSKIVQHDQDIPITGNVKIYSSKELRKATRNFCPRNKLGQGSFGCVYLGKKNGEKVAIKVLSSESRQGTKEFLNELSVISNISHHNLVKLQGCCVDGGQKMLVYNYLENNSLAQTLFGNSRSGISFDWRTRVKICIGVADGLAYLHEEVRPLIVHRDIKASNILLDRDLNPKIADFGLAKLFPGNMTHISTRVAGTLGYLAPEYAIRGQLTKKADVYSFGVLLLEIVSGRCHTDPRLPLEDQYLLEKVWTLYESRDLESIIDRTLKRDFDTEEAHRLLSIGLLCTQDTPKIRPSMSMAAKMLKGEYAVSDRIMRPGLITDVMDLKIRTVEPVQLILSPSMSPAERTSLVSTLGLAGSTVLEESP
- the LOC133904831 gene encoding cold-responsive protein kinase 1-like isoform X1, encoding MHLGKKASRGERAERGARGRKEGRAVGGRRGRGERRRRGGRGSHLPNRIPSTNRTYSLASEPVATNISSAYLKIRILEEERLQTIAMACFPVFRRKKNSRSKIVQHDQDIPITGNVKIYSSKELRKATRNFCPRNKLGQGSFGCVYLGKKNGEKVAIKVLSSESRQGTKEFLNELSVISNISHHNLVKLQGCCVDGGQKMLVYNYLENNSLAQTLFVSSGNSRSGISFDWRTRVKICIGVADGLAYLHEEVRPLIVHRDIKASNILLDRDLNPKIADFGLAKLFPGNMTHISTRVAGTLGYLAPEYAIRGQLTKKADVYSFGVLLLEIVSGRCHTDPRLPLEDQYLLEKVWTLYESRDLESIIDRTLKRDFDTEEAHRLLSIGLLCTQDTPKIRPSMSMAAKMLKGEYAVSDRIMRPGLITDVMDLKIRTVEPVQLILSPSMSPAERTSLVSTLGLAGSTVLEESP